The genomic stretch TTGGTGTGGGCGGTAGTGTTGCTGACCTATTTATTACCACCCAAGGACATCTACAGCAATTTGCTGAGCTTTTCGCTGAACCGCCTGCGAACACGCCTGCCCGATGCGCCTGAAACCACGCACCATCAAGCGCAACATGTTCACTTGTACCCAATGCCATAGCTGTATTGATGCTTGCGGCAAGGTGCAGGAACACGCCAGCGGGGTTTCCCTGTTGCAATGGGTGGATGGTGAACGTGCTAAAGCGGTGGCAAAAGATGCGGGTATAGCTGAAAAACCCGCTTGATTCAAGTCAAGGTATAACCCCACTCTGCGTAGCAGTATGACCTAGTTGAGGTTACTTACACGCAAGGAACGGGAGGCGTTTCCATGAAAAAGTTGTCATTAAGTCTGGTGATTGCTGCTATTTTGTCAGCATCCGCGATTGTCCATGCCGAAACCCCGGCAGTGACTGACCCTAAAGATCCGGCGGCTGTCCACAAGGCAGAAGCACAGGCAGATAGCAAGGAACACATGGGCAAGGCTGAAGGTGCTTACCAAGGTGCGCCTTCCGCTGTTGACCCCAAATCCACCAAAGACATGATCACCACGGAAGGCCCGCCGATGACGGTGTTGGAATTCGATCAGGCCAAGCAAATCTTTTTCGAGCGCTGTGCAGGTTGTCACGGGGTGTTACGCAAAGGTGCGACTGGCAAACCGTTGACCCCGGATATTACCCGCACCAAGGGTACGGAGTATCTCAAAACCTTTATTAATTATGGTTCGCCTGCGGGAATGCCCAACTGGGGAACATCCGGTGATTTAACGCCGGAACAAGTCGATATGATGGCGCGTTATGTCCAGCATGAGCCACCGCTGCCGCCGGAATGGGGCATGAAGGATATGAAGGATAGCTGGAAAATGGTCATCAAGCCGGAAGACCGCCCCACCAAGCAAATGAACCAGTACAACCTTGAGAATGTCTTTTCGGTGACATTGCGTGATGCGGGGGAAATTGCCCTGATTGACGGTGATACCAAGGAAATCATCAATATCATCAAGACAGGTTACGCTGTGCACATTTCCCGCCTGTCAGCTTCAGGTCGCTACCTGTTCGTTATCGGGCGCGATGCGCGGATCAACCTGATCGACTTGTGGATGGAAAAGCCTGATACCGTCGCCGAGATCAAGGTGGGGTTGGAAGCCCGTTCAGTGGATACTTCCAAATACAAAGGCTATGAAGATAAGTTTGCGATTGCTGGTTCGTATTGGCCACCGCAGTACGTGATTATGGACGGTAATACACTTGAACCCCGGCAAATTGTGTCTACCCGTGGCATGGTGGTTGGTACGCAAGAGTATCACCCAGAACCGCGTGTGGCAGCGATTGTGGCTTCGCATGAACACCCTGAGTTCATCGTCAACGTCAAGGAAACCGGCAAGGTGTTGCTGGTCAATTACGAAGATGTGGATAACCTGAGTGTTACCACCATTCCAGCAGCACCTTTCCTGCATGATGGCGGTTGGGATGCCACCCACCGTTACTTCCTGACGGCTGCCAATCAGTCGGACAAGGTGGCAGTCATTGACTCTAAAGAACGCAAGCTGACTGCTTTGATTGATGTCGATAAAATTCCGCATCCGGGGCGTGGCGCAAACTTCATTCACCCCAAGTTTGGCCCAGTGTGGGCAACCAGCGCCTTGGGTAACGAAAAAATTACCCTGATCGGCACTGACCCTGAAGGTCATAAAGATAATGCCTGGAAAGTGGTGGAAACCCTCAAAGGGCAGGGTGGTGGTTCACTCTTCATCAAGACGCACCCAAAATCCACCAACCTGTGGGTCGATACTGGCTTGAACCCGGATGAAAAGCTCAGCCAGTCCGTGGCAGTGTTTGACATCAAGAATCTCGAGAAGGGATACGAGGTTCTGCCGATCGCCGAATGGGCTGATCTGGGCGAAGGCCCCAAACGTGTGGTGCAGCCTGAATACAACAAGGCGGGCGATGAAGTCTGGCTTTCCGTATGGAATGGCAAAAACCAGAAATCTGCCTTGGTCGTGATTGATGACAAGACCCGTCAGTTGAAGAAGGTTATCAAGGACGAGCGTCTGATTACCCCAACCGGTAAATTCAACGTTTACAACACCGTGAACGACGTTTACTAAGCATCTTGCTCTTGCCCCCTCCTTTGCAAAAAGGAGGGGGCGGGGGAGGATTTCCTTCAGGCTTCCCTAAAAATTCCCTTTCAGTTCCAGCCGTAACGTGCGTGGATATTCTTCATGCCGGAACACGGTGGATTTTTCTTCCAGCCGTACATCGGTCAGGTTTTCGATTCCCACACCGACTTCCAGATGCTTGTTGACGGCTTTGCGTACCCCGGCATTCCAGAGGGTGTAATGGGGTGCAGCCGCCATGACACCCGTGGTGGGTGAGGCAATGATCTGGTCAGCCAGATGTTCAGCCCGCAAGTTGGTTTTCCAGCCATGCTTTTCCCATTCAACCCCGGTGGACAGTGTGTGGCGGGGGCGGCGATCCAACCGTTGACCATCACCATCTTTGGCGTCGAGGTATTGGTAACTGGTGTTCAGTTTCAGCCCATTGCGCACGTTTACGTCGGCTGAAAGCTCAGCCCCGCGCAGTTTGGCTGTGTCGGTGTTGGCGTAAACCCATTCTTGTACCCCGCCTGCCAGCGTTTTGTCCAGACGGGTGTCGATCAGGTTGTTGACCTTGTTATCGAACACGGCGGCGCTGAGATTGAGCTTGCCGTGGGTGTAATTCGCACCCAGTTCCAGCGCATCGCTGGTTTCTGGTTGCAGGTCAGGGTTGCTTTTGATGAGGATTTTGCCGGTCTGGAAGGCGTAGCCGGGGGAAACCTGTTTGATGGTGGGGGCGCGGAAGCCGTGCCCGTAGCTGGCTTTGAGGGTTAGCTTGTCGTTGACATCGTGGACGATGGATACGCGCGGGCTGGTTTCGCCGCCGAAGATGTCGTGTTCATCCTGCCTGACGCCTACGGTGACATGGGTGCGTGGCGATACTTCGATTTCGTCTTGCAGGTAGGCTGAGTTGAGGGTGATGTCAGCCTTGCCGCCGGTCAGTTTGGGGTTTTCCAGGCGCTCGGTGCGGTGTTCCAGCCCGGTGGTGATGAAGTGTTTGTCGCCGATGGCAAAGCGGGTATTGCCTTCTACCACGGTGTCTTGCAGTTTTTGCGGGTCGGTGGCTGTGCCGGGCGCGGTGGCATGGTTGATGATGTCTACATCACTTTGGTAGGCACGCACTGAGGAAACCGTTTTACCGAGTGAGCCTTTCCAGCCCAGTGAGGTTTGCTGGCGGTCAATGTCGTAGCTGCTTTGGTACGGGGTATTGGTGCGGGTAACGGTGTTGTACCAGCGGTTTTCCTGCCCGGCGCTGTGTTCCAGTTTGATCGTGTGGCCTGCGGCGGGTTGCCAATCGGCACTGAGGGACAGTTGTTGTTTTTCCTTGCCTTCGATGGCGGATTGGCGCGGGTCAAGCTGGCTGGCAACGGCAGAACGGCGTGATTGTTGCCCGCCAATGCTGAGTTGCAGCTTGTCGCCTACCCCGCCGCTGAGGTTGAATTCGGCGTCATGACCGTCACCTCCGGCATCATCGGTGCTGCTGCGGCTGGTGAGTTTGGCATCACCTGCCCATTGCTCGCCGGGTTTGCGGGTAATGATATTGATCACGCCGCCCAAGGCGTCGGAGCCGTAGAGGACTGACATGGGGCCGCGTACCACTTCGATGCGTTCGATCTGTTCCACTGGAATCCAGTCGTACTGGTAGTCGGTGTTGGGGCCGATGACATCGTTGCTGGCGGGCAGGCGTTTGCCGTCAACCAGCAGCAGGGTGTGTTTGCTTTCCATGCCGCGCAGGCTGATGGTTTTGCGTCCGCCGGAACCGACGCCTTGCAGGCTGACACCCGGCGTGCCCCGGATGGCATCCAGCACGTTGTCACTGCCTTGCTGGGCAATTTCTTGGCGGGTAACGATGGTGACGCTGCTGGGGGCTTGTTTGGTTTTGATTTCAGCGCGGGTGGCGGTGACGGTGACTTCCCCCAAGTCATCGGGTTGGTCTGCCCAGAGGTTGCTGCAACTGCTGGCGATCATGATGATCAGTAGTTTTTTATGCATAAGTCAGTATCTCCTCACTGCCGCCGCAGTTTTTCAAGGTTATGGACGTGAATAGAGGTGCGTTCCACGGTGATCAAGCCTTTTTCAGACAGGTTGTGGAGTGCGCGTGAAAAGGTTTCGGGGGTCAGGTTTAGGCTGGATGCGACCACCGATTTGCTGGCAATTAATGACACCACGCCCTGAACCCGGCTGTTGCCGACAGGGTGGGCGTTTTGCAGTAAATAATCGTTGACCCGCTGAGGGGCGTTACGCAAACAGCATATGTACATGCCCGCGAGTAATTGGTTGATACGTGCGCAAGCCAGTTTCAGAAAGACGCTGCCCATTTCCGGCCATTGCTGGATGCCGCTGAGGATGGCTTCCCGGCTGATGCACAGCAAATCTGACGGTATTATTGCCTGCGCATAAAGGGGGGCTTCAGGGGGGTGGAAAATACCGGCTTCCCCAAAGGTTTCACCGGGAAATACTACGTCAATGGTGCGTTCGTGACCGTTATTGGCAATAATGCCAAGCCTGATGCGGCCTGCTGTCAGGCAAAATACGCATGCCTGTTGATCCTCGATTTCTACTAAGCGTTGCAGTCGGGGTACGCTAATGGGGTGGGCATTGTGTAACAAATGTTGGCGCTGTTCTGGCGGCAAGCATGTAAAGCAGTCAAAGGCTGATAGTCGGTCATGCACGAGCGATTTTCCTGTGAAACACCCAATGGATACCGTTATAGCGGGTTTGGTGGCGGGTGCGACTTGACCTGCATCAAGGATCGTCGCGCAGGCTAGTCGTAATCTGCCTGTCATGAATGCAACAACTGACTTACCTGTTTCCTCCGAAACCCGTCGCCTTGCCCCCCTGCCGGGGGACTTGGCGATGTGGATTTTTATCCTTGCCGAATTGTTGGTGTTTGCGGTGTTTTTTGCCTCTTACGCCTTTGCCCGTAGCGGCAATGTGGAATTGTTCAATCACTACCAGCAAACCCTTGACCGTGACATTGGCGCGGCGAATACGGTGATTTTGCTGACGGGTAGCCTGTTTGTGGTGCTGGCTGTGCAGGCGATCAAGGCGGGCAAGGCAGCCCTGTGCCGTAACTGGTTACTGGCAGGAACGGGAATGGGGCTGTTGTTCCTTATCCTCAAAAGCATTGAATTTGCTGACAAGTTTGGGCAGGGCATCAGCCTGAGCACCAATACGTTCTACATGTTTTATTTGTCGCTGACGTTTTTCCATTTCATGCACGTCATTATGGGCATGGTGATCCTGTTGGCAGTGGCGTGGAAAGCGCATAGCGGCGACTATTCTGCCACCCAACACACCGGGGTGGAAACCGGCGCATCCTATTGGCACATGGTCGATCTGGTGTGGGTAGTGCTGTTTCCGCTGGTCTATGTGATGAGGTGATGGCATGAAAGCATGGCTAGTGTGGGCGTTACTGGTGTGTTTGACCTTGCTGACATGGTGGGCAGGGCAGGCTGGGTACAGCGGGCAAGGGTTGGTGGTGGCGTTGTTGGCTTCGGTTTTTATCAAAGGCCATTTCATCATTGCCGATTTCATGGGGCTACGCGGTGTGGCGCTGTTGTGGCGGGCGCTGGTGCATGGCTGGTTGGTATTGGTGTTGGGTCTGATTTTTTTGGCTATGCTATCCTAAGCTCATCGCTTTTGAACCAGGCCACTGCCATGCTGAAACAACTTCCCGTTGGTATCCAGACTTTTCAGGAACTGATTAGCCGTCACTGCCTTTATGTGGATAAAACCAAAGCCATCCATCAGGTGTTGGGTTTGGGGAAGTATTTTTTCCTCTCGCGTCCCCGCCGTTTCGGTAAATCGTTGCTACTCTCCACCATCAAGGAAATTTACAGCGGCCACCGCGCTTTGTTCGCCGGTTTATGGATCGAAGATCAGTGGGATTGGGGCAAGGTACATCCGGTAGTGCATATTTCTTTTGCCAGCATTGGCTACCGCAATATTGGGCTGGAAGAGGCACTCAGAAACGAAGTGCAGTCAATTGCGACAGGCTACGGCATTGCGTTACGCAACACTGTTAGCATCGCTTTAATGTTCGGTGAGTTGCTGGAGGAATTATCTAAACAACACGGCAAAGTCGTGGTGCTGATCGACGAATACGACAAGCCCTTGATTGATTACCTCGATGATATTTCACAGGCCAAAGCCAATCAGCAGACGATGAAAACCTTCTATTCGGTAATCAAAGACAGTGATCCGTATCTGGAGTTTTTGCTGATCACGGGTGTGTCGAAATTCAGCCGGGTGTCGATTTTCTCCGACCTCAATAACCTGTTTGACCTGACGATGGATCGCAGTGCCGCCACGTTGCTGGGCTACACACAGGCAGAACTGGAGCATTATTTCACGCCTTACCTGCCTGCTACTGAAAGCTACCTCGGCTTGAAGCGTGACGAATTACTGGAAAAAATCCGCCATTGGTACAACGGCTATAGCTGGGATTTACGCAGCCGCGTTTATAACCCGTATTCCATTTTGAGCTTCTTTCAGGCGCAAGATTTTCGTAATTTCTGGTTTGAATCCGGCACGCCCACCTTCCTGCCCAAACTGATGCGCAGTGAAGGCGTCTATCGGGTAGACGATATGGAGGTGGATGAACTGGCGCTGGGGAATTATGACCTTGAACGCTTACAACTGACTCCGGTGCTGTTCCAGACGGGCTACCTGACCTTGAAAAGCCGCGATGAATATGGCTTGTTCCAGCTCGGCTACCCGAACCGTGAAGTGCAGGCATCCATGTTGATGTACCTGATGGCAGAATGGGCACACGAAGAACCTGCGCACACGACGCCAATGGTGGTCAAACTGCATAAAGCTTTTCAGCGCAATGATTTGCCAGCGGTGATTGAACTTATCAAGGGCGTATTCAAGAAAATCCCCTCACACATTTTCCTGCAAGAACGGGAAGCCTATTACCACAGCCTGATTTACCTGACGTTTTTCTATCTGGGGCAGTATGCCGAGGCTGAAGTCAACGACAGCACCGGGCGTATTGATTGCGTGGTAAAAACCCCGACCCACCTTTATATCCTTGAGTTCAAGCTAGATAAAACCGCGCAGGTGGCAATGGAACAGATCAAGGCGCGTGATTATGCGGGGGCATACCGCGCTGATCCACGCACCAAAGTATTGGTTGGCATCAACTTTAGCAGTGAAACTAAAACTGTGGATGATTGGGTGCAGGAAACGGTAATTTAACCCAAAGCAGTGCTCCAATACCCTTGACCTGCATCAAGGTCTCTTCTCCGACACCCGCATAATCTGTGACCTATGAGTTCAGCAACTACCCTATCTGTTACCCGTGGAGCATTGATGGAAACTGGAGCAATCCCCCATTACCAGGCACAAGCGCAGGAAGTGACCCTGTTTGAACACGCTTTCCGCCGCCAACTGCCGGTATTGCTGAAAGGCCCGACGGGTTGCGGCAAGACCCGTTTCGTCGAACACATGGCAGCTAAACTGGGCAGACCGCTGTACACCGTTGCCTGTCACGATGATTTAAGTGCAGCGGATTTGGTCGGGCGGCATCTGATTGGCGACGGTGAAACCTACTGGAACGACGGCCCGCTGACCCGTGCAGTACGCGAAGGCGCAATCTGCTATCTGGACGAAGTGGTGGAAGCCCGCAAAGATACCACCGTGATCTTGCACCCGCTTTCCGACAACCGCCGCATCCTGCCGATTGAACGTACTGGCGAAACCTTGCACGCGCCGCCCGAATTCATGCTGGTGGTGTCCTACAACCCCGGCTATCAGAACTTGCTCAAGGGCATGAAACCGTCTACCCGCCAGCGTTTCGTGGCGTTACGCTTCGATTACCCCCAGCCGGAACTCGAAGCACGTATTGTGGCGCAAGAAGCTGGGGTAGACGACAAACTGGCGGCGCAATTGGTGAAATTGGCGAATGCCTTGCGGGTGCTGAAAGAACACGATCTGGAAGAATCCGCCTCCACCCGCTTGCTGGTTTATACCGCCACGCTAATGCAGGATGGCTTCGAGCCGCAGGCTGCTTGCCGTGCCGCGCTGGTCGAGCCGCTGACCGATGACCCGGAGACGGTGGAGGCATTGATGGAAGTGGTGCAAACGTTTTTTGCTTAAAGCTCCACCCGGATCATTTCTTCCAGCACGCCCACGTCCAGCAGCTCGATGTGCTGGTCATTGACGGCAATCAGTTTCAGGCTGGTCAGGCGTTTGAGGATGCGTGAAAAAGTTTCTGGCTTGATCGACAGGCGCGAGGCGACCACGTGTTTGGGCACATCCAGCACGATGCGGTTACAAGCAGGGTCGCTACAACGCATTTCCAGCAGCCAGATAACCAGGCGGAAAGTGGCATTGTGCAGGGTCAGGCGGTCGACTTCGTTGAGCAACCAGTGCATCCGGCGGCTCATCAGCCCCATCATGCCGAAGCACAGGTCAACGGAGGAGCGCAGCATGTGTTCGTATTGTGCAGCATTGATGCCCACAACCACAGCGGGTTTGAGCGCGACAGCATGGACAGGGAACTGCCGCCCACCCATGAACAACACGGCTTCGGCAAAACTGCTGCCGGGGGAGATGATGTCCACCACTTTTTCATCCCCATTGGGGGTGAGGCGGAACAATTTCATGAAGCCTTTGATATTGACGAACACCTCTTTCAGCGGGTCACCCTGCCGGAACAGCAATTCGCCTTCATTCAAGGTGTACAGGTGCGCCGAATTCACCAGCGTATTGAACTGGTCAGGTTCCAGCGCCCGGAACAGCGGCGAGCGATGCAAAACAGTCAGGGTGTAATTATCAAATTTCATGCAGTGAAGTGTAACGATGGAAGAATGGGTTGGTAAAGTTTGGCA from Thiothrix litoralis encodes the following:
- a CDS encoding nitrite reductase, which translates into the protein MKKLSLSLVIAAILSASAIVHAETPAVTDPKDPAAVHKAEAQADSKEHMGKAEGAYQGAPSAVDPKSTKDMITTEGPPMTVLEFDQAKQIFFERCAGCHGVLRKGATGKPLTPDITRTKGTEYLKTFINYGSPAGMPNWGTSGDLTPEQVDMMARYVQHEPPLPPEWGMKDMKDSWKMVIKPEDRPTKQMNQYNLENVFSVTLRDAGEIALIDGDTKEIINIIKTGYAVHISRLSASGRYLFVIGRDARINLIDLWMEKPDTVAEIKVGLEARSVDTSKYKGYEDKFAIAGSYWPPQYVIMDGNTLEPRQIVSTRGMVVGTQEYHPEPRVAAIVASHEHPEFIVNVKETGKVLLVNYEDVDNLSVTTIPAAPFLHDGGWDATHRYFLTAANQSDKVAVIDSKERKLTALIDVDKIPHPGRGANFIHPKFGPVWATSALGNEKITLIGTDPEGHKDNAWKVVETLKGQGGGSLFIKTHPKSTNLWVDTGLNPDEKLSQSVAVFDIKNLEKGYEVLPIAEWADLGEGPKRVVQPEYNKAGDEVWLSVWNGKNQKSALVVIDDKTRQLKKVIKDERLITPTGKFNVYNTVNDVY
- a CDS encoding TonB-dependent receptor plug domain-containing protein, giving the protein MHKKLLIIMIASSCSNLWADQPDDLGEVTVTATRAEIKTKQAPSSVTIVTRQEIAQQGSDNVLDAIRGTPGVSLQGVGSGGRKTISLRGMESKHTLLLVDGKRLPASNDVIGPNTDYQYDWIPVEQIERIEVVRGPMSVLYGSDALGGVINIITRKPGEQWAGDAKLTSRSSTDDAGGDGHDAEFNLSGGVGDKLQLSIGGQQSRRSAVASQLDPRQSAIEGKEKQQLSLSADWQPAAGHTIKLEHSAGQENRWYNTVTRTNTPYQSSYDIDRQQTSLGWKGSLGKTVSSVRAYQSDVDIINHATAPGTATDPQKLQDTVVEGNTRFAIGDKHFITTGLEHRTERLENPKLTGGKADITLNSAYLQDEIEVSPRTHVTVGVRQDEHDIFGGETSPRVSIVHDVNDKLTLKASYGHGFRAPTIKQVSPGYAFQTGKILIKSNPDLQPETSDALELGANYTHGKLNLSAAVFDNKVNNLIDTRLDKTLAGGVQEWVYANTDTAKLRGAELSADVNVRNGLKLNTSYQYLDAKDGDGQRLDRRPRHTLSTGVEWEKHGWKTNLRAEHLADQIIASPTTGVMAAAPHYTLWNAGVRKAVNKHLEVGVGIENLTDVRLEEKSTVFRHEEYPRTLRLELKGNF
- a CDS encoding Crp/Fnr family transcriptional regulator — encoded protein: MHDRLSAFDCFTCLPPEQRQHLLHNAHPISVPRLQRLVEIEDQQACVFCLTAGRIRLGIIANNGHERTIDVVFPGETFGEAGIFHPPEAPLYAQAIIPSDLLCISREAILSGIQQWPEMGSVFLKLACARINQLLAGMYICCLRNAPQRVNDYLLQNAHPVGNSRVQGVVSLIASKSVVASSLNLTPETFSRALHNLSEKGLITVERTSIHVHNLEKLRRQ
- a CDS encoding cytochrome c oxidase subunit 3 family protein, whose amino-acid sequence is MNATTDLPVSSETRRLAPLPGDLAMWIFILAELLVFAVFFASYAFARSGNVELFNHYQQTLDRDIGAANTVILLTGSLFVVLAVQAIKAGKAALCRNWLLAGTGMGLLFLILKSIEFADKFGQGISLSTNTFYMFYLSLTFFHFMHVIMGMVILLAVAWKAHSGDYSATQHTGVETGASYWHMVDLVWVVLFPLVYVMR
- a CDS encoding cytochrome C oxidase subunit IV family protein translates to MKAWLVWALLVCLTLLTWWAGQAGYSGQGLVVALLASVFIKGHFIIADFMGLRGVALLWRALVHGWLVLVLGLIFLAMLS
- a CDS encoding ATP-binding protein, whose product is MLKQLPVGIQTFQELISRHCLYVDKTKAIHQVLGLGKYFFLSRPRRFGKSLLLSTIKEIYSGHRALFAGLWIEDQWDWGKVHPVVHISFASIGYRNIGLEEALRNEVQSIATGYGIALRNTVSIALMFGELLEELSKQHGKVVVLIDEYDKPLIDYLDDISQAKANQQTMKTFYSVIKDSDPYLEFLLITGVSKFSRVSIFSDLNNLFDLTMDRSAATLLGYTQAELEHYFTPYLPATESYLGLKRDELLEKIRHWYNGYSWDLRSRVYNPYSILSFFQAQDFRNFWFESGTPTFLPKLMRSEGVYRVDDMEVDELALGNYDLERLQLTPVLFQTGYLTLKSRDEYGLFQLGYPNREVQASMLMYLMAEWAHEEPAHTTPMVVKLHKAFQRNDLPAVIELIKGVFKKIPSHIFLQEREAYYHSLIYLTFFYLGQYAEAEVNDSTGRIDCVVKTPTHLYILEFKLDKTAQVAMEQIKARDYAGAYRADPRTKVLVGINFSSETKTVDDWVQETVI
- a CDS encoding CbbQ/NirQ/NorQ/GpvN family protein, whose product is METGAIPHYQAQAQEVTLFEHAFRRQLPVLLKGPTGCGKTRFVEHMAAKLGRPLYTVACHDDLSAADLVGRHLIGDGETYWNDGPLTRAVREGAICYLDEVVEARKDTTVILHPLSDNRRILPIERTGETLHAPPEFMLVVSYNPGYQNLLKGMKPSTRQRFVALRFDYPQPELEARIVAQEAGVDDKLAAQLVKLANALRVLKEHDLEESASTRLLVYTATLMQDGFEPQAACRAALVEPLTDDPETVEALMEVVQTFFA
- a CDS encoding Crp/Fnr family transcriptional regulator, with product MKFDNYTLTVLHRSPLFRALEPDQFNTLVNSAHLYTLNEGELLFRQGDPLKEVFVNIKGFMKLFRLTPNGDEKVVDIISPGSSFAEAVLFMGGRQFPVHAVALKPAVVVGINAAQYEHMLRSSVDLCFGMMGLMSRRMHWLLNEVDRLTLHNATFRLVIWLLEMRCSDPACNRIVLDVPKHVVASRLSIKPETFSRILKRLTSLKLIAVNDQHIELLDVGVLEEMIRVEL